From a region of the Geothrix sp. 21YS21S-2 genome:
- a CDS encoding type Z 30S ribosomal protein S14, which produces MASTNKIYKDSVKPKFSTQHRNRCKVCGRPRGYMRKFELCRLCFRKHALAGELPGVQKSSW; this is translated from the coding sequence ATGGCTAGCACCAACAAGATCTACAAGGACAGCGTCAAGCCCAAGTTTTCCACTCAGCACCGGAACCGCTGCAAGGTGTGCGGCCGTCCCCGGGGCTACATGCGCAAGTTCGAACTCTGCCGCCTTTGTTTCCGCAAGCACGCCCTCGCCGGCGAGCTCCCGGGCGTCCAGAAGTCCAGCTGGTAA
- the rplR gene encoding 50S ribosomal protein L18, whose amino-acid sequence MANDISIRRQKTKNRIRGRISGTPERPRLTIYKSLKRIYVQAVDDTQGVTIAASSSLEKGLRETLASGSNIAAAKAVGESIAARLKEKGITSVVFDRNGYVYHGRVKALADSARAAGLQF is encoded by the coding sequence ATGGCTAACGACATCTCGATCCGCCGTCAGAAGACCAAGAATCGCATCCGGGGCCGCATTTCCGGCACCCCCGAGCGTCCGCGTCTCACCATCTACAAGAGCCTCAAGAGGATCTACGTGCAGGCCGTGGATGACACCCAGGGTGTCACCATCGCCGCCAGCTCGTCCCTCGAAAAGGGCCTGCGGGAAACCCTGGCCTCCGGCTCCAACATCGCAGCCGCCAAGGCCGTCGGGGAGAGCATCGCCGCTCGCCTGAAGGAAAAGGGCATCACGTCCGTGGTGTTCGACCGCAACGGTTATGTCTATCACGGCCGCGTCAAGGCGCTGGCTGACAGCGCCCGGGCTGCCGGGCTCCAGTTCTAG
- the secY gene encoding preprotein translocase subunit SecY: protein MEKLRQLFSNPELRKRLLFTLTMLVIYRLGVHVSVPGVNAEALAKNLGKAGDLLNVVDLFSGGAFKKFSVFALGITPYITASIVLQLMGAVVPALENLQKKEGEAGRQKINQWTRFLTVGLAFVQGFGIASLAQSLGPDVVINPGLGFKILCAFTLSTGTIFVMWIGEQITDRGVGNGISLLIFAGIVSGLPKAMETIGTMFMASLKGAGNVAPPGVFLLLLASMTVVLLAVVLVENAYRNIPIHYARRVDSSRMASQRSSYLPLKVNTAGVMPVIFASSVIFFPATIAQFTRWEWLSKASSYISPQSHFWTYTPIFVGVVIFFAFFYTSIVFNPDETADNMKRSGGYIPGIRPGKETSVYMDSILSKLTFAGAVYLALVSIVPLVITNSMPGLNFYFGGTSLLIVVGVAMDTVAQLESYQVMRRYDGFLEKGRIRGGRLARSGAKTP, encoded by the coding sequence ATGGAAAAGCTCCGGCAGTTGTTCTCCAACCCCGAACTTCGCAAGCGCCTGCTGTTCACGCTGACGATGCTGGTGATCTACCGGCTCGGCGTGCACGTGTCGGTGCCCGGCGTCAACGCCGAAGCCCTGGCCAAGAACCTGGGCAAGGCGGGGGATCTGTTGAACGTGGTTGACCTGTTCTCGGGCGGCGCCTTCAAGAAGTTCTCGGTGTTCGCCCTGGGCATCACCCCGTACATCACGGCCAGCATCGTGCTCCAGCTCATGGGCGCGGTGGTCCCGGCCCTCGAGAACCTCCAGAAGAAGGAGGGCGAGGCCGGCCGCCAGAAGATCAACCAGTGGACCCGGTTCCTCACCGTGGGCCTGGCCTTCGTGCAGGGTTTCGGCATCGCGTCCCTGGCCCAGAGCCTGGGGCCCGACGTGGTCATCAATCCCGGCCTCGGCTTCAAGATCCTGTGCGCCTTTACCTTATCCACCGGCACCATCTTCGTGATGTGGATCGGCGAGCAGATCACGGACCGGGGGGTCGGCAACGGCATCTCGCTCCTGATCTTCGCCGGCATCGTCTCGGGCCTGCCCAAGGCGATGGAGACCATCGGCACCATGTTCATGGCGTCCCTCAAGGGCGCCGGCAACGTGGCCCCTCCGGGCGTCTTCCTCCTCCTGCTGGCTTCCATGACCGTCGTCCTCCTGGCCGTCGTCCTCGTGGAGAACGCCTACCGGAACATCCCCATCCACTACGCCCGCCGGGTGGATTCCTCCCGGATGGCCAGCCAGCGCAGTTCCTACCTGCCCCTCAAGGTGAACACCGCGGGCGTCATGCCGGTGATCTTCGCCAGCTCGGTGATCTTCTTCCCCGCCACCATCGCCCAGTTCACGCGGTGGGAGTGGCTGAGCAAGGCCTCCAGCTACATCAGCCCGCAGTCCCACTTCTGGACCTACACCCCGATCTTCGTGGGCGTGGTCATCTTCTTCGCCTTCTTCTACACCAGCATCGTCTTCAATCCGGACGAGACCGCCGACAACATGAAGCGGTCCGGGGGCTACATCCCCGGCATCCGGCCCGGCAAGGAGACCTCGGTCTACATGGACAGCATCCTCTCGAAGCTGACCTTCGCGGGCGCCGTCTACCTGGCCCTGGTTTCCATCGTTCCCCTCGTGATCACCAATTCCATGCCGGGACTGAATTTCTACTTCGGCGGAACCTCCCTCCTCATCGTCGTGGGCGTGGCCATGGATACCGTGGCCCAGCTTGAGAGCTATCAGGTGATGCGCCGCTACGACGGGTTCCTGGAGAAGGGTCGCATCCGGGGTGGCCGGCTGGCACGCTCGGGAGCGAAGACGCCATGA
- the rpsE gene encoding 30S ribosomal protein S5, producing MKDQVIYVGRVTKVVKGGKNFSFSALVVVGDGNGKVGFGLGKALEVPSAIKKGIESAKRNMIHVPVSPNRSLPHPITGRFGSGSVLMKPAPEGTGIIAGAAVRAIMEAAGINNVLTKSLGSSNPHNVVRATFEGFKNLMDPYTVMTNRGLDQAEA from the coding sequence ATGAAGGACCAGGTCATCTACGTGGGCCGCGTCACCAAGGTCGTGAAGGGGGGCAAGAACTTCTCCTTCAGCGCGCTGGTGGTCGTGGGCGACGGCAACGGCAAGGTGGGCTTCGGCCTCGGCAAGGCGCTGGAAGTGCCTTCCGCCATCAAGAAGGGCATCGAGAGCGCCAAGCGGAACATGATCCACGTTCCCGTGTCGCCCAACCGCAGCCTGCCCCATCCCATCACCGGCCGCTTCGGCTCCGGTTCGGTCCTCATGAAGCCCGCTCCCGAGGGCACCGGCATCATCGCCGGCGCCGCCGTCCGCGCCATCATGGAAGCCGCCGGCATCAACAACGTGCTCACCAAGAGCCTCGGTTCCTCCAACCCCCACAACGTGGTTCGCGCCACCTTCGAGGGTTTCAAGAACCTCATGGATCCCTACACGGTCATGACCAACCGTGGCCTGGATCAGGCGGAGGCCTAA
- the rpsC gene encoding 30S ribosomal protein S3 gives MGQKVHPYGFRLVHNKNWHSKWFSKREYATLLHEDLKLRRELKKQLHGLNAMVSKIDIERAADKVTVRIFTARPGIVIGRKGAEIDKLREELQAKLKRPVSVDIQEIKKPEIDAQLVAEGVAQQLERRIAFRRAMRKAEEAAIRFGAKGFKIKVSGRLNGAEIARTEDYLSGQMPLQTIRANVDYGFAEANTTYGIIGVKVWVNLAEAAVETVKR, from the coding sequence ATGGGTCAGAAAGTTCATCCGTACGGATTCCGTCTTGTCCACAACAAGAACTGGCACTCCAAGTGGTTTTCCAAGCGTGAGTACGCGACCCTCCTCCACGAGGATCTCAAGCTCCGCCGCGAACTGAAGAAGCAGCTCCACGGCCTGAACGCCATGGTGTCCAAGATCGACATCGAGCGCGCCGCCGACAAGGTGACCGTGCGCATCTTCACCGCCCGCCCCGGCATCGTCATCGGCCGCAAGGGCGCGGAGATCGACAAGCTCCGCGAGGAGCTCCAGGCCAAGCTCAAGCGCCCCGTGAGCGTCGACATCCAGGAGATCAAGAAGCCCGAGATCGACGCGCAGCTCGTGGCCGAGGGCGTCGCCCAGCAGCTCGAGCGCCGCATCGCCTTCCGCCGTGCCATGCGCAAGGCCGAGGAAGCCGCCATCCGCTTCGGCGCCAAGGGTTTCAAGATCAAGGTTTCCGGTCGTCTGAACGGTGCCGAGATCGCCCGCACCGAGGACTATCTCTCCGGCCAGATGCCCCTCCAGACGATCCGGGCCAACGTTGACTACGGCTTTGCCGAGGCCAACACCACCTACGGCATCATCGGCGTCAAGGTGTGGGTCAACCTCGCCGAAGCCGCCGTCGAAACCGTGAAGCGCTGA
- the rpmD gene encoding 50S ribosomal protein L30, with product MSQLLGKQVVITLRRSSICTVPKHRAFLQTLGLKKVGDKRECEYTPNVHGMVKRIPYLIDVTVKG from the coding sequence ATGTCCCAGCTCCTCGGCAAGCAGGTCGTCATCACCCTCAGGCGCTCCAGCATCTGCACCGTGCCCAAGCATCGTGCGTTCCTCCAGACCCTCGGTCTCAAGAAGGTCGGAGACAAGCGGGAGTGCGAGTACACGCCGAATGTGCATGGCATGGTCAAGCGCATTCCCTACCTCATCGACGTCACGGTGAAGGGGTAA
- the rpmC gene encoding 50S ribosomal protein L29: MNKKNPFSELAGKSIEELAQLEADLAAKRFTLRFQHAVGQVENTAEIRKTRRELARVKTALKSKLAV; the protein is encoded by the coding sequence ATGAACAAGAAGAATCCATTCAGCGAACTGGCTGGCAAGAGCATCGAGGAGCTGGCGCAGCTGGAGGCCGACCTGGCCGCCAAGCGGTTCACCCTCCGCTTCCAGCATGCCGTGGGACAGGTGGAGAACACTGCCGAGATCCGCAAGACGCGTCGCGAACTGGCCCGCGTCAAGACCGCCCTCAAGTCCAAACTGGCTGTGTGA
- the rpsQ gene encoding 30S ribosomal protein S17 — MSLEHKMIRSGVVVSNKADKTVVVKVERKFQHPLYSRTVKQTAKFMAHDETNACQIGDVVKIVESRPLSKRKRWMVLEITQKAGE, encoded by the coding sequence ATGAGCCTAGAACATAAGATGATTCGCAGTGGCGTAGTGGTCTCCAACAAGGCCGACAAGACGGTGGTGGTGAAGGTGGAGCGCAAGTTCCAGCACCCCCTGTACTCCCGGACCGTGAAGCAGACCGCGAAATTCATGGCCCATGACGAGACCAATGCCTGCCAGATCGGCGACGTGGTCAAGATCGTGGAGTCCCGTCCCCTTTCCAAGCGCAAGCGCTGGATGGTCCTCGAGATCACCCAGAAAGCTGGCGAGTAA
- a CDS encoding 50S ribosomal protein L23, whose product MTKIFEVIRKPLLTEKGQLLREANIQVFEVAVWASKHQIKEAAELLLQAKVKSIRTVKMPSKSKRLGRWMGTTGNKKKAYIELVEATEAAQ is encoded by the coding sequence ATGACCAAGATTTTCGAAGTGATCCGCAAGCCCCTCCTCACCGAGAAGGGACAGCTCCTGCGCGAGGCCAACATCCAGGTCTTCGAGGTCGCCGTCTGGGCCTCCAAGCACCAGATCAAGGAAGCCGCCGAACTCCTTCTCCAGGCGAAGGTCAAGTCCATCCGCACCGTCAAGATGCCCAGCAAGAGCAAGCGTCTCGGCCGTTGGATGGGCACGACCGGAAACAAGAAGAAGGCCTATATCGAACTGGTCGAGGCCACCGAGGCCGCGCAGTAG
- the rplP gene encoding 50S ribosomal protein L16 — protein MLMPNKVKHRKVQKGRTCGVSTRGNEISFGDYGLKALEHCWLTNRQIEAARIAMTRHIKRGGRIWIRIFPDRPTTSKPAETRMGSGKGAPDGWVAVIRPGRILFEMEGVDEATAKEALRLAQMKLSVATEFISRTPPEE, from the coding sequence ATGTTGATGCCTAATAAGGTCAAGCACCGCAAAGTCCAGAAGGGCCGCACCTGCGGCGTCTCGACCCGCGGCAACGAAATTTCCTTCGGCGACTATGGACTCAAGGCCCTCGAGCACTGCTGGCTCACCAACCGGCAGATCGAGGCCGCCCGTATCGCCATGACCCGCCACATCAAGCGCGGCGGGCGCATCTGGATCCGGATCTTCCCCGACCGGCCCACCACCAGCAAGCCGGCCGAGACCCGCATGGGTTCCGGCAAGGGCGCGCCCGATGGCTGGGTTGCCGTGATCCGTCCCGGCCGCATCCTGTTCGAGATGGAAGGTGTGGACGAAGCCACTGCGAAGGAGGCCCTGCGCCTCGCGCAGATGAAGCTCTCCGTGGCCACCGAGTTCATCTCCCGAACCCCCCCGGAAGAGTGA
- the rplO gene encoding 50S ribosomal protein L15: MKLNELRPAEGATKNRKRIGRGKGSGNGKTAGAGEKGQKSRRGYSSQRGFEGGQMPLHRRLPKRGFTNIHAIQLQELGLDFISTHFAEGETVCLEAMKDKNLLDPKMGGIVVLKRGELTHKITVVADRVTKGAREAILAVGGTIQEPPCSKQASK; encoded by the coding sequence ATGAAGCTCAACGAACTCAGGCCCGCAGAGGGCGCCACGAAGAACCGCAAGCGCATCGGCCGGGGCAAGGGCTCCGGCAACGGCAAGACCGCCGGAGCCGGCGAAAAGGGCCAGAAGTCCCGCCGGGGCTACAGCTCTCAGCGCGGCTTCGAGGGTGGCCAGATGCCCCTCCACCGCCGCCTCCCCAAGCGCGGCTTCACCAACATCCATGCCATCCAGCTCCAGGAGCTGGGCCTGGACTTCATCAGCACCCATTTCGCCGAAGGCGAGACCGTGTGCCTGGAAGCCATGAAGGACAAGAACCTGCTTGACCCCAAGATGGGCGGGATCGTGGTCCTCAAGCGCGGCGAACTGACCCACAAGATCACCGTGGTGGCAGACCGCGTCACCAAGGGCGCCCGCGAGGCCATCCTGGCCGTCGGCGGCACCATCCAGGAGCCCCCCTGCTCCAAGCAGGCGTCCAAGTAG
- the rpsH gene encoding 30S ribosomal protein S8, protein MNTDPIADYLTRLRNGIMAGHDAVVVPASKMKERLSAILKQEGYIHGYKAVEHEGRDYLIIQVKYVKTGESVIHGLKRISSPGLRVYAGVKEITEVQGGLGISILTTPKGLLTGKDARKQNLGGEVLAHVW, encoded by the coding sequence ATGAACACTGATCCGATCGCCGATTACCTCACCCGCCTCCGCAATGGCATCATGGCCGGCCACGACGCCGTGGTCGTGCCCGCCAGCAAGATGAAGGAGCGTCTCTCCGCCATCCTGAAGCAGGAAGGCTACATCCACGGCTACAAGGCCGTCGAGCACGAGGGCCGCGACTACCTCATCATCCAGGTCAAGTACGTGAAGACCGGAGAGTCGGTCATCCACGGCCTCAAGCGCATCTCCAGCCCCGGCCTCCGCGTCTACGCCGGCGTCAAGGAGATCACCGAGGTCCAGGGTGGCCTGGGCATCTCCATCCTCACCACGCCCAAGGGCCTGCTGACGGGCAAGGACGCCCGCAAGCAGAACCTCGGTGGCGAGGTCCTGGCCCACGTCTGGTAG
- the rplN gene encoding 50S ribosomal protein L14, translated as MIQMGSMLTVADNSGAKKICCILPLGGGVGRIAQLGDVITASVKEAIPGGTVKKKAVVQAVIVRQRKAFRRKDGSYIRFDENAAVIIKKDGEPVGTRVFGPVARELRERKYMKIVSLAPEVL; from the coding sequence ATGATTCAGATGGGATCCATGCTAACCGTCGCCGACAACTCCGGCGCAAAGAAGATCTGCTGCATCCTGCCCCTGGGCGGCGGTGTGGGCAGGATCGCCCAGCTGGGCGACGTCATCACCGCTTCCGTCAAGGAAGCCATCCCGGGCGGCACGGTCAAGAAGAAGGCCGTCGTCCAGGCCGTCATCGTCCGCCAGCGGAAGGCCTTCCGCCGCAAGGACGGGTCCTACATCCGCTTCGACGAGAACGCCGCCGTCATCATCAAGAAGGATGGCGAACCGGTCGGAACCCGCGTCTTCGGACCCGTGGCCCGCGAGCTGCGCGAGCGGAAGTACATGAAGATCGTTTCCCTCGCCCCTGAGGTGCTCTAA
- the rplX gene encoding 50S ribosomal protein L24 has protein sequence MDKPTKMKLKKGDEVVVIAGKEKGKRGQIAKVQPATNKVIVGGLNMIKKATKPNQQTGEGGGIISKEAPIHASNVMLIDPTTQKPTRKRAE, from the coding sequence ATGGACAAACCGACCAAGATGAAGCTCAAGAAGGGCGACGAAGTGGTCGTCATCGCGGGCAAGGAAAAGGGCAAGCGCGGCCAGATCGCCAAGGTCCAGCCCGCCACCAACAAGGTGATCGTCGGCGGCCTGAACATGATCAAGAAGGCCACCAAGCCCAACCAGCAGACCGGTGAAGGCGGCGGCATCATCTCCAAGGAGGCTCCCATCCACGCCTCCAACGTGATGCTGATCGACCCCACCACCCAGAAGCCCACCCGCAAGCGGGCCGAGTAA
- the rpsS gene encoding 30S ribosomal protein S19: MARSLKKGPFIDAHLQKKVDTAQQLNDKRVIKTWSRRSTVVPTMIGLTIAVHNGNKFIPVYVTDNMVGHKLGEFSLTRTFRGHAGKSDAKAKGK, translated from the coding sequence ATGGCTCGTTCGCTTAAAAAAGGTCCGTTCATCGATGCCCACCTCCAGAAGAAGGTGGACACCGCCCAGCAGCTCAACGACAAGCGGGTCATCAAGACCTGGTCGCGGCGCTCCACGGTGGTCCCCACGATGATCGGCCTCACCATCGCCGTGCACAACGGCAACAAGTTCATCCCTGTCTACGTCACCGACAACATGGTGGGCCACAAGCTGGGGGAGTTCTCCCTGACCCGCACCTTCAGGGGCCACGCCGGCAAGTCCGACGCCAAGGCCAAGGGGAAGTAA
- the rplE gene encoding 50S ribosomal protein L5, with translation MPTSAEPRIKARYHAEVAGKLQSEFGYTSAMQVPRLNKIVINMGVGDAIQNIKVLDVAVEELTAIAGQKAVVRKAKKSVAQFKLREGMPIACMVTLRGNRMWEFLDRLVSLSLPRVRDFRGVPTKSFDGRGNYTLGLKDQLIFQEIDYSKVEKMKGMNITFVTSAPTDPEARALLAHLGMPFRK, from the coding sequence ATGCCTACTAGTGCGGAACCCCGCATCAAGGCCCGTTACCACGCCGAAGTGGCCGGGAAGCTTCAATCGGAATTCGGGTACACCTCTGCGATGCAAGTGCCCCGTTTGAACAAGATCGTCATCAACATGGGCGTCGGCGACGCCATCCAGAACATCAAGGTCCTGGACGTCGCCGTGGAAGAGCTCACCGCGATCGCCGGCCAGAAGGCCGTCGTCCGGAAGGCCAAGAAGAGCGTCGCCCAGTTCAAGCTGCGCGAGGGCATGCCCATCGCCTGCATGGTGACCCTGCGTGGCAACCGCATGTGGGAATTCCTGGACCGCCTGGTGAGCCTGTCGCTCCCCCGCGTCCGCGACTTCCGCGGCGTCCCCACCAAGTCCTTCGACGGACGCGGCAACTACACGCTCGGCCTCAAGGACCAGCTGATCTTCCAGGAGATCGACTACTCCAAGGTTGAAAAGATGAAGGGGATGAACATCACCTTCGTGACTTCAGCGCCCACGGACCCCGAGGCCCGTGCCCTGCTTGCCCACCTGGGCATGCCTTTCCGGAAATAG
- the rplC gene encoding 50S ribosomal protein L3 produces the protein MTKGIIGKKLGMTQIFNEKGQVVPVTVIQAGPCVVVMRKTVARDGYEAVQVGFVDPAGGKRASKPEKGHCEKHGVAPVRVLRELKVDATDTLKEGDSILAGEFEGGAKVHVTGISKGKGFAGVMKRHHFKGGRATHGSMFHRAPGSIGGSSYPSRVWPGMRMGGHMGAEQVTVRNLEVARVDAENNLLLIKGAVPGPKGGYVVIKQEA, from the coding sequence ATGACCAAGGGAATCATCGGCAAGAAGCTGGGCATGACCCAGATCTTCAATGAAAAGGGACAGGTTGTCCCGGTAACCGTAATCCAGGCCGGCCCGTGCGTGGTCGTGATGCGCAAGACCGTGGCCCGCGACGGCTACGAGGCCGTGCAGGTGGGGTTTGTGGATCCCGCCGGCGGCAAGCGCGCCTCCAAGCCCGAGAAGGGCCACTGCGAGAAGCACGGCGTGGCCCCCGTCCGGGTGCTCCGCGAGCTGAAGGTGGACGCCACCGACACGCTCAAGGAAGGCGACTCCATCCTGGCTGGCGAGTTCGAGGGCGGCGCGAAGGTGCACGTCACCGGCATCAGCAAGGGCAAGGGCTTCGCCGGCGTCATGAAGCGCCACCACTTCAAGGGCGGCCGCGCGACCCACGGCTCCATGTTCCACCGCGCCCCCGGCTCCATCGGCGGCTCGTCCTACCCCTCCCGTGTGTGGCCCGGTATGCGCATGGGCGGCCACATGGGCGCCGAGCAGGTCACCGTCCGCAATCTGGAAGTGGCCCGCGTCGACGCCGAGAACAACCTGCTGCTCATCAAAGGCGCCGTTCCCGGCCCCAAGGGCGGCTACGTCGTGATCAAGCAGGAGGCGTAA
- the rplF gene encoding 50S ribosomal protein L6 — MSRIGKKPVALPSGVKVTIHGAEAVVEGSKGKLTCPIPQGITVEVAADSINLTRVNDEAQNRAFHGLTRALINNAVVGVTTGWKKELDIVGVGYKAAMDGENLRLDLGYSHPINYAAPQGITIAVEKNTHLVVTGIDRQLVGQVAADIRKYRKPEPYKGKGVQYTGEVIRRKAGKTGK; from the coding sequence ATGTCTCGCATCGGAAAAAAGCCAGTGGCACTGCCGTCAGGCGTCAAAGTGACCATCCACGGGGCTGAGGCCGTCGTCGAAGGCTCCAAGGGCAAGCTGACCTGCCCGATCCCCCAGGGGATCACCGTCGAAGTCGCGGCCGATTCCATCAACCTTACCCGCGTCAATGACGAAGCCCAGAACCGGGCCTTCCACGGCCTCACCCGCGCCCTGATCAACAACGCCGTCGTCGGCGTGACCACGGGCTGGAAGAAGGAACTGGACATCGTCGGCGTCGGCTACAAGGCTGCCATGGACGGCGAAAACCTCCGCCTCGACCTGGGCTACAGCCACCCGATCAACTATGCCGCTCCCCAGGGCATCACGATCGCCGTGGAAAAGAACACTCACCTCGTCGTGACCGGGATCGACCGCCAGTTGGTCGGCCAGGTCGCAGCGGACATCCGCAAGTACCGGAAGCCGGAGCCCTACAAGGGCAAGGGCGTCCAGTACACGGGTGAAGTCATCCGCCGCAAGGCCGGCAAGACCGGGAAGTAG
- the rplB gene encoding 50S ribosomal protein L2 → MSIKLLKPTTPGQRGMSKQGFEEITTDRPERTLLGTRTRSGGRSNTGRITTRHIGGGHKRRYRIIDFKRNKADVPARVATIEYDPNRSARIALLIYADGEKRYILAPDGLEVGRTVLSGKNADILVGNSLPIKNIPLGTEVHNIELKPGKGGQIARAAGTFAQVVAKDVDYAQLRMPSGEIRKIHLECYATIGKVGNLQHENVALGKAGRRIWLGVRPTVRGVVMNPVDHPHGGGEGRTSGGRHPVTPWGQPTRGYKTRSNKRTTKFIVKRIN, encoded by the coding sequence ATGAGCATCAAGCTGCTCAAACCCACGACCCCCGGTCAGCGGGGCATGTCCAAGCAGGGCTTCGAGGAGATCACCACCGATCGCCCCGAGCGCACCCTCCTCGGCACCCGCACCCGTTCGGGTGGCCGGTCCAACACGGGCCGCATCACCACCCGCCACATCGGCGGCGGCCACAAGCGCCGCTACCGCATCATCGACTTCAAGCGCAACAAGGCTGACGTTCCGGCCCGGGTCGCCACCATCGAGTACGACCCCAACCGCTCCGCCCGCATCGCGCTCCTGATCTACGCCGACGGCGAGAAGCGCTACATCCTGGCCCCCGACGGCCTGGAAGTGGGCCGCACCGTCCTGTCCGGCAAGAACGCGGACATCCTGGTTGGCAATTCCCTGCCCATCAAGAACATCCCGCTCGGCACCGAAGTCCACAACATCGAGCTGAAGCCCGGCAAGGGCGGGCAGATCGCCCGCGCCGCCGGCACCTTCGCCCAGGTGGTGGCCAAGGACGTCGACTACGCCCAGCTGCGCATGCCCTCCGGCGAGATCCGCAAGATCCACCTCGAGTGCTACGCCACCATCGGCAAGGTCGGCAACCTGCAGCACGAGAACGTCGCCCTGGGCAAGGCCGGCCGTCGCATCTGGCTGGGCGTTCGCCCGACGGTCCGCGGCGTGGTCATGAACCCGGTGGATCACCCCCACGGCGGCGGCGAAGGCCGCACCTCCGGCGGCCGTCACCCCGTGACGCCCTGGGGCCAGCCGACTCGCGGCTACAAGACGCGCTCCAACAAGCGCACCACCAAATTCATCGTCAAGCGGATCAACTAG
- the rplD gene encoding 50S ribosomal protein L4, whose amino-acid sequence MAVFSHPVLNLENKQVDTVELMAEVFKLEEINNHLIWESVRHHLARRRAGTAKTKDKSEVSGSGRKLWKQKGTGRARVGSIRSIIWKGGGTAHGPNPRCFDYAFPKRARRSALRNALSAKFASGQVVVVENWAVDSHKTKSLIATLTKLGVDGSALLVGTSDKATLAAGNNPKLHTIESLGVNVYDLLKFDQVVFSKEAILALQEVVKP is encoded by the coding sequence ATGGCGGTCTTCTCTCATCCCGTTCTGAACCTGGAAAACAAGCAGGTCGACACCGTCGAGCTCATGGCCGAGGTGTTCAAGCTTGAAGAGATCAACAACCACCTGATCTGGGAATCCGTGCGGCACCACCTGGCCAGGCGCCGGGCCGGCACCGCCAAGACCAAGGACAAGTCCGAGGTCTCCGGTTCGGGTCGCAAGCTTTGGAAGCAGAAGGGCACCGGTCGCGCCCGCGTCGGTTCCATCCGCTCCATCATCTGGAAGGGCGGCGGCACGGCCCACGGTCCGAACCCCCGCTGCTTCGACTACGCGTTCCCCAAGCGGGCCCGCCGTTCCGCCCTGCGGAACGCCCTCTCCGCCAAGTTCGCCTCCGGGCAGGTGGTGGTCGTCGAGAACTGGGCTGTGGATTCCCACAAGACCAAGTCCCTCATCGCGACCCTGACCAAGCTGGGCGTGGACGGTTCGGCCCTCCTGGTCGGCACCTCCGACAAGGCGACCCTTGCCGCGGGCAACAACCCCAAGCTCCACACCATCGAGAGCCTGGGCGTCAACGTCTATGACCTTCTGAAGTTCGACCAGGTTGTCTTCTCCAAGGAAGCCATTCTGGCCCTCCAGGAAGTGGTGAAGCCATGA
- the rplV gene encoding 50S ribosomal protein L22, giving the protein MTTIVSTATLRHLRGSAQKARLVIDLIRGKKVGEAQWILASTKKYAAGHIKKILDSAVANAIDKDAAVNPDELFVKSAFVDEGFRMKRVRPAPMGRAYRVQKRTCHITLQLGREE; this is encoded by the coding sequence ATGACGACCATCGTAAGCACCGCCACGCTCCGGCACCTTCGCGGCTCCGCCCAGAAGGCCCGGCTCGTGATCGATCTCATCCGCGGCAAGAAGGTGGGCGAGGCCCAGTGGATCCTGGCCTCCACCAAGAAGTACGCCGCCGGCCACATCAAGAAGATCCTGGACTCCGCGGTGGCCAACGCCATCGACAAGGATGCCGCCGTCAACCCCGACGAGCTCTTCGTCAAGAGCGCCTTCGTGGACGAGGGCTTCCGCATGAAGCGTGTCCGCCCCGCCCCCATGGGCCGGGCCTACCGCGTGCAGAAGCGCACCTGCCACATCACGCTCCAACTCGGCCGGGAGGAATAA